The genomic DNA TTCAATCCTCCAACTTCATTGGACTTCTTGTCTTGTTCTTGGCTTTCTTTGTTGCAAGGATTTTGCCTGTCGGTTACAGATGATGCCAGAAAGTCGTCTTGGATATATTCCTGTTTTCAGAAAGcttacaaatattctttattgaaAAAGATTCACTATATGCAACATTAACAAATCCTGCAACTTCGTATAGACCAACGGTTTTGCCAGGATTTGAGACAAGCCAATTATTTAATGCCACTTTGTACCTTGCCTTAAAAAGGCCGTAAACTGTCACATCAAGTGGTTGCATACGGTGACTGCAGTGGGGAGGGAGTGTTAAaatgattatattattttcccTTGCAAAAATTACATGTATATTCACATGAGTAATGTGGTTATCCATAATAATCAAAGCATTATCTTCACTCGTGGGTTTAACATGGTTAACAAAATGCTTTAGAGACTCTACAAATATTTCTTCTGTAATCCACGCAGATGGATTTGCAAACCCTTTAGACCCTGTCGGTGCATCTTTAAGCATAATGTCCTTAAAATAAACCCGAGGAAACACGAATACAGGTGGCAGTGATCTGCcggcagcatttataaaaaaaaagtgtggtGATAAGCGTTCCTCTTTCGGCAGATGCAATTTGACCAACCTGTTTGGAACCCATTACTGCTATAACTTTTGGTGATTTTGTAACTGTCATACAACCGGTTTCATCCAGGTTCCAAATCATGTTGGCTGAAAACCCATATTTCTTGTACAACCTTTCTAATTCGGAAAAAAGGTGCCTAcgtttgatttattaaaactagaTGCTCTGCTTAAAGACGTATTTTCTGGCTGACGGACAAGCTCTCTTGTTTGCGTGGTAGTTAAGCCATGACACATTTTCGATGTTGTTTTAAGGTAAGAAACTAATAATTGTTCCTGTTCTACCGAAAAAGTTTTTCTGTTTCCAATATTGCGGTTGTAAACAAATTCATTGCCAGGCGCACTTTTCGCTTTTTTTACAAGTACAGCTATAAAGACTTTGAAATGCCGAAGTTTTTAGCTGCACTCTGAATCGACAAATCTTGATTTACAACTGCATCTACAGCTTCACGAATTTCTTCGTCAGTCTTGTTCGCTTTGACATAATAAGCCaagcctaaaagaaaaaaatcggtCAACTATTTTACCCATAACTTTATTCCTTGTTTCCTTGAATCGGACACTCCGGTTCCCATGAATCGGACGTCCGATTCATGGATATCGTTGGTGTCCAATTCAtggatttatttactttaaagtgAACCcgtatttttacttttatggtttaaaatataaatgagaTCAACATACCTGGGTGAAACTAGACCTAGTAAGCAAACAACCAACACAAAAATCTTTCGGATATCCTCTATGATTATTTGTCTTTGCAGAACATTTAAAATGCATGCCTGAGGTCTATTTAAGATGTCCGCAAGTACGATCAGatgattaattaaaacttacccATATGTAGAAAAGAGACAATATTAGACGATATCTGATAGAGCAAATTTTAATACTCGGGTTTTTTATTCACTGGCCTTAGAGAAAGATGTATAAACagtatgattattattaatgcTAGATGGACTCTTTATAGTTACGATTTAAAAATAGCGCCCTACGGGATTTTTATAGTtcctaaaattatatacatataaattattaatcattattatCTGAATATTTGAAGACAGTTATTCACatatatatagatttaattatgaATATACAGTGATGATTTCTATTAAAtacatgaaaataaataatttatatagcaaatgaaggtttaaaaaaaacctacCTTATTTACTAAACAGACAAAATTTTACATGATTAAAGATACATGTTTAGTCGAAATCTTATTGCCCAAAAgtcagtttaattttaaaaaaaaatgaaaattattaacgGCAAAAACGGCGGGAAAACCTCAAGCAATGTTATCacaaaaggttttttaaaggaggtatttttaactttttttttgtgccCATTTTTGTAAGTTATCTCAACCCACCAAAATAGCGGTAGATTCacctttttttgtcaaatttttggaaaatttttgaaatttttcttatctcctagttttctattaaaatttattttttggacacagggaaaattcttaaatttacgGGATTTTTGcgattttaattagaaaatctgggagaaaatcttaaaaaatcgCGGTTCGCCCGTTCTAAAAGAATCCGACTGGCTTACTATAAGAGAATGATACCAGTTACAGATTCTGTGTTTGGTATTTAAAGTCGGacaaatttatttccaaagGTATATTGGAAACTTAACATTCTTTCTCATTTCCATGAGAATAGGATAGGATTATGTGTGTAGTGGTTTTTAATATGTAGCAACCGTAGAACTAATTTGCtatgaagaaaaaacaaatatgttACTACTTATTAAATCCGATTATCTATCGATCTATCGAGGCAGTATTTTTTGAGTAAAGTTGCTATGATAAGGGGTTAAGTCGATCAGGTTTACACCGACACCTTTTAACGagtacattaaaaatattttatcaggtTTGATCTATTGAGTgttataaatgcaaaaaaacatatatttaaatgaatttttgatgttttccaGGCACGCGCAAAAATTCTGGGGAGCCTCCGGTGACTTCTGGCAAGCCCAATGGGATAAATTTCTGGACATAGCGGGCGAGGACCCCATGTTCCTGTGGGTGTTCGGATCTACCGCCATTACGTTTGGGGTTTACTGGCTCGTGGGTGGAATCTACACTTTTATGGACCTCACCAATACACCGAGAATTATTAGACGGTATAAGATACAACCGGGGACCAACGAACCTGTCGATACCGCCAGATTAATTAAGGTATGTGTTagggaattatttttttgtttttaaaattctaccaAGTGAAGGGTAGAATTTTAAACAACTTACTGTTGCTGTATATACCATTTGgtcgccattttgcgtgattgtgtgactttcgatgttggtcactctgacaaatttcagttgtgccaatcgtagggaaacaaaacaattaatgtttttgggaggttatgtttacaaaaaccaaatagaaagttacatttagttaagaatttaggATAGTTGCATTAGTTCTGATTGCATATATCAGATATCCTTTATcactttcttcaaaaattaacacATGAACTAAAATatgatttgatttcaatttggttctcaagaaattgcttatttaagacatttaaatAAGCAATTTCATTTAAGTCAGGAGTCTGAAGATATTTAGACATAGATACTtaccaataattataaattagcaTCATAGGTATggaagcaaattttaaataaaaaaaaacaagactaatttttcaaatgtaACAAAGGGATTTAAAACACCTAAATATAGTTACAATAACAGTACGAATGAGGAATTCATCATAAgtgttaaaaacattataagaaactgcttaattaataatagattCTGCTTATAACTTAAGATGTTCAAGAATATAGGTCAAAATTCAAAGGGAATATTGGAAAGTAAGGATTGAAGAGTGTGTGAGGTGAAGGTAATTGGAAAAAATGTCTTCAATACTTGTACAGTCTGGGACTACATTTAAAAATGGAGAGGGAGAAAGCTTTATCCTTAGTAGACCATCCACAACCAGAAGGACGACTCATGAcggttttttttgttaactggAATCTACTATTATACAGCAATTTGAGATGTTCGGTGAATTAGAACTTGTAAGATTTGCAACAATGATTTTAACCACACCAACCCTCTTTTTAAGTTCATTTCAAGATTTTTGTTCTTCTTTATTAACTGAATAAAGATGTTGTGTTGTCTCTCAATTTGTGCAACATCAATGAATACATCTTGAGACACACTTTGGGACTGGGTTGCAAATATGGGAATTTTTTGCATTAGGGATCTTAGAGTAATTATGCTCTATTATTGGGCAAATTCGATAATTGCTGATATTTTCACTAGAACTTACATGATAGATCTTTCTCCaggatttttgtaaggatggatttaacggaaatttaaaaaatctataatttctGATTTCTGTGACTGATGGGCAATTACTAGTATACAAACTAGTgcataaagaatatttgcacAAATATCTTAACCTAGATGAAGGTAAGGAAATTTAAATTCCCAACATGTTGATGATTGGAGCAGATCTAAGAATTAGAATTGAATTGTAAAAATTGAGAACTGTGACATaaatatgtccaaaataggattGAATCTGTAATTATatctttattctttaatttaccTGCCCTCTGCTCTGTATATAAAGTCATGTTAAGAATTtgaagaaaatcatgaggcttggcttgttttccacccaaaaggaatataaaaaaaacaatcaatcaatcaatcaatcaaatgctttattgtcagaaaatttacattttatcgacaaagctaaaggaaaaaaaatataaacaaataaacataaaaaaaatactcagacaaaatacacataaagtaaataggtacataacaaaacaaaaatactgtacaaattatcaaattgtacaatttggtcgaaatacataaataaaataatttttatatacaaatatacacacaattatatgtataaaattgtcaaaaaccttagtctgaaaaaaaaaacatacaataaaaagcaggcaaacattttgcaaataataggtagctaataacgccagtgtgtgtgctttaaaaggaaatattaaaaaagtcttctactgtatatagggctttttgcagtagtaaagattttagggcattgcgaaaacaactaaaagtagtcatcgattttattacggaaggcagatggttgtgcatttttattgctgcatAAAGTATAGAGTTCTTTACTAATTCCAACCGTGGAATTGGCAGATGAAGATTATGATCAACGTTCTTTAGTGAATAGCTGTGGGATGGTCTTTCTGGAATCTGCGACACATGTTTACGGATAAGGCagatagattcaaatataaatatcgagggaagagtaaggatcttatattttataaaatttacttggcaGTGAGCTCTACTATCAAGTCCTAATAAGTAGCGAAGCGCTctctttttaagtttaaatatacgCTCAAATTGGGTCTTGcagcatgtaccccagaatggaagggtgTAACggagatgtgactcaaaaagagcataataaactgttttggcCGTGAAAAAGCCTAATTCTCTTGAGattgatcttatggcaaaacatgccgagcttagttttttagataacgTATCTATGTGCAAATCCCATTTCAAAGAGCCGTCCACAACAAGACCCAAGAACTTGACAGACTCAACAACTTCCAAACTGGTATTGTTTAGAATAAATGGAGGAATGgtcgttttatatgataagactttagtttttgagagatttaggcataaaagattggaatcgcaccacgatttaatgaagACCAAGTCATTGGAAATTGTTGTATGTAGTGCCATTGCATTCGAATTGCTCCAAGTGaagctagtatcatcagcaaaaagacagatttttccGCTTATGTTCAGGCTGGCCAGATCATTAATAAACAGCAGAAAGAGCATAGGACCCAAaacggaaccttgaggtaccccacattcaatTGGTTTACAAGAAGATCTTGACGTATCGACCTTTACAAGTTGACTTCTGTTGCacaaatatgacttaaaccattgaAGGGATatacctctgaatccatagtgctgcaatttgttaattaaaataatgtggtttacgcaatcgaaagcctttgaaaagtcacagaattgttgctgttaagtaatttttgttgatatttgaaTAAACGCTGTTAAATAGGGAGAACATAGCATCGTTGGTgcattttttgctcagaaatctAAACTGATAAGGGgttaagatattatatttaaacaaaaatgacaaaaacctttttttagccaGGCGTTCTATGATCTTTGAGAGGGTTGGAAGAAGTGCAATTGGACGATAGTCTGAGGCTTgatctttatctcctcctttatgtaatgGAATGATTATTGCAGTTTTAAGGCAGTTTGGAAAGACCCCATTTTTGAAATGACATGTTGATTAGGTCTACTAAATGGATTAGAGTACAATCAGgcatatttgaaaacattttaagagtaagcccatctgtaccagctgatgatttgttttttatttcgttaattgtACTTTGAAGTTCTGTAAATGATACTGGCGTATCAATAGCGTAATAGAGAGATATGACAGAGGATCATCAGAAGGTGTTATGGtggccattagattttttggcacgtttacaaagtaattgTTTAATAAGGTCCTCGGGTGATGTAGAGATAGTGCTAGTTGAGGTAGACTTATTTCTTAGttcgttaacaatagaccatgtttctttagctACATTGCCAGATTTTGCCAGCCTCCCACTGTAATAGATTTCTTTTGcagctttaattgttttaagataAGTTTTCCTATACTGCTTGACGTAATTATGTAAAGCAACAGTTGGTCTCTCTCTCTGGTCGCgtcgtcaaatacgacagttaaaatatcatcaatgtcattattgtcatatttgatgtacaTCAAAAATTAGCAGCATCAGAATGAGTCGACCATtttgggtggcagactattccgcctCGTCATATATAACTTTACCATTTCCGGTAAAGTGTAAATCCTAGAATCTtcagaattaaatatttaggtcaaaattgaaaataaactaaatatttggaATGAGTTCTTGTAAAGTTTATTCGTTTTAGGTCCTCTGGTGCGTTCTCCTGAACCAAATAGCAGTGGGCTTACCATCGTCGTATGTCATGTACTATTCGATGAAATGGCGGGGGTTCCCGGGCATCAGGGAGCTACCAACTTTTCACTGGGTCCTCTACGAGCTGGCCATTCATATTTTAGTCGAAGAAGCGGCTTTCTATTACTCCCATAGGTAAAACCAAACCcgtactatatttaaaaaatataaaaaaatctctaaaaaccgAAATCTTACAGATTCCTGCATAGCAAACACATCTACAAATACATCCACAAGCAGCACCACGAGTGGACCGCCCCAATCGCGGTCACCGCCATCTACAGTCACCCCGTCGAAcatattttttcgaatttggTGCCGCCCTTTTTGGGGGTGTTTATTATGGGGTCGCACGTCGCCACCGCTTGGTTGTGGTTCACGTTAGCCATACTGAGTACCTTAAACGCCCACTCCGGGTACCACTTGCCGTTCTTTCCTAGTCCCGAAGCCCACgattttcatcatttaaagtAAGTTTTGTTTCAGTTAGGTTAGGTTAGTCAGGAATTAAGTTTGTAACAAGGTGTATGGCAAAAATAGCGCCTAAACCATGCGAAGTTCGGCAAAAATGTTGTTTGTGTGCGTAGCGCCACCTACATGTTCAATGATAAATTAGTAGCAACATTCCTTGTTATGACGttaccaaagtttactgaataaaatactatcTGGAACAAGACGAAAGATCCTTTACCTAGCAAAACCTAGACCAGTGATGTTCGTAAAAAAGTTTTCCACCTGAAAAAACGACTTAAGGAATGATGTGTAatgatgacttaaaaaaaaaatcgcgtTCACTTTAAAAACGGTTGAGGATCGTGTTTAGTGATAAATGTGGAATCTCCTTTAAAGTTACAGTAACTTCTCAAATCCCCTAATGCAGTATCTATTACTGATTCGGAGGATAATGTTTCTGATGTGCATTTGAGcttcgttttaaaatttatggctAGTATTTACATTCGGGTATTTTTTCAATCGTTTTATTGGCAAATACCTAGGTTTCTTatgtttcaattaaatataactGGTGATATCCGTTTACTTAccacttttatatttatttttaattacttcttTGCTTGCCAATAGACTAGTACGATTAGATCTTTTTAAAGCCACTTATGAATTCACTTTACATGATAGTTCATAATGCTTATTTCTAGacgtatatattatatattgtagCCAGGATGATTTATGCTCTATTgttggtattttcattttttataggCCATACAACATTCCATGGATCAGCAATATCTTCAacttacttattaaattaaggGATAAAACTCAAATGAAAGTCATGAAGCCAATTTTggaatactgtaaaaaaattgaatattgtaCCTAGCTCTAATTCTGAATTTAtcctattaatttaaattatgctaaTATACTTAATGACTACtcattggaataatttttttgatagaaCTTTAATGACCTCATtcatttttatcagaataatattAACTCTaacgttattaaaaataagctcAGTTTTAGATTAATGGATAAATCAACTGTagtaaaattaatgagtttaaTCAATACCAACTCTGTTGGAGAAGATGACCTTTCTATAAACTATTTAACCTCACGTTtaactttttgtgaaaaaaaaaacgtttttaaatatCAACACGTTTTATCATGGCAAATAGCTACAAAGCTCTATTCTATTATATTCCTTATATGTGGCCAGAACTGGTCAAAGATTCAGGGTCCCTGGGCTAATGTAGAAGTGAGggccctttttttaaataacgaatAAACTTTACTCActataaaatactaataaacatttattgacATTGAAATACAATGCTCATCCCACTCATATACCTATATATACATAGGATAATGTTGTATAAGAGTACGcaggcttatttttaatatatatcgCCATCTATTAAATTATCTATGCAGTCAGTCATGTTCCAAATAGCATACGACACTGGatacaaaaatagaaatatacaTTATCGACACacctgttttaaaaatggccAAGAAGTGTTTGCATGGGTTGGCGATCAAATTATTGGTGCTTGATAATTAGTATTTTGTG from Anthonomus grandis grandis chromosome 7, icAntGran1.3, whole genome shotgun sequence includes the following:
- the LOC126738129 gene encoding fatty acid hydroxylase domain-containing protein 2, which gives rise to MWKNKRWAIGLIMFGDRKPEPLTLEQNSEESSSNTEDKQKKLVEEEIKPLGYENYENPFYKDQPSSILSSLGSVLVVIGTALIIFAAARNTITWHAQKFWGASGDFWQAQWDKFLDIAGEDPMFLWVFGSTAITFGVYWLVGGIYTFMDLTNTPRIIRRYKIQPGTNEPVDTARLIKVLWCVLLNQIAVGLPSSYVMYYSMKWRGFPGIRELPTFHWVLYELAIHILVEEAAFYYSHRFLHSKHIYKYIHKQHHEWTAPIAVTAIYSHPVEHIFSNLVPPFLGVFIMGSHVATAWLWFTLAILSTLNAHSGYHLPFFPSPEAHDFHHLKFNNCFGVLGVLDRIHGTDAAFRQTRAYLRHIMMLSFIPPRVAIPDTQLTKMKYWKMQQELKNQ